The proteins below are encoded in one region of Lactuca sativa cultivar Salinas chromosome 3, Lsat_Salinas_v11, whole genome shotgun sequence:
- the LOC111915452 gene encoding vacuolar protein sorting-associated protein 35A, which yields MMSDGVEDEEKWLTAGIAGLQQNAFYMHRALDSNNIKDALKYSAQMLSELRTSRLSPHKYYELYMRAFDELRKLEIFFKEESKRSCSIIELYELVQHAGNILPRLYLLCTVGSVYIRSKEAPAKDILKDLVEMCRGIQHPLRGLFLRSYLSQVSRDKLPDIGSEYEGDENTVMDAVEFVLQNFTEMNKLWVRMQHQGPAREKEKREKERNELRDLVGKNLHVLSQIEGIDLELYRDTVLPRILEQVVNCKDDLAQYYLMDCIIQVFPDEYHLQTLETLLGACPQLQPSVDIKTVLSGLMERLSNYAASSIEVLPEFVQVEAFAKLNNAIGQVIEAQPDMPVFGAVTLYSSLLTFTLHVHPDRLDYVDQILGACVSKIAGKGKLEGKATKQIVALLSAPLEKYNDIDTALKLSNYPLVMEYLDDSTNKVMSNVIIQSIMKNKTHISTAEKVGALFELIKGLIKDLDGDDNDEMDEEDFKEEQNSVARLIQMLYNSDPEEMLKIICMVKKHIMSGGPKRLPFTIPPLIYNALKLVRRVQSQDENGSEDETSSATPKKIFQMLNQTIEVLSMVPVPDLALRLYLECAEAANDCDLEPVAYEFFTQAYILYEEEISDSKAQVTALYLIIGTLQRMHTFGVENRDTLTHKATGYSAKLLKKPDQCRAVYACSHLFWVDDQDGIKDGERVLLCLKRALRIANAAQQMANVTKGSGGSVMLFIEILNKYLYFFEKGNTQISVASIQGLIELVTSEMQSDSRSTSDPAADAFFASTIRYIQSQKDKGGATGEKFEAIKELL from the exons ATGATGTCCGACGGCGTTGAAGACGAAGAGAAATGGCTCACAGCTGGCATCGCCGGCCTTCAACAGAACGCCTTCTACATGCATCGCGCTTTG GATTCGAATAATATAAAGGATGCGTTGAAATACTCTGCTCAGATGCTATCGGAGCTTCGTACTTCGAGGCTTTCCCCTCACAAATACTATGAGCTCT ATATGAGGGCATTTGATGAATTGAGGAAGCTGGAGATCTTTTTCAAGGAAGAGAGTAAGCGTAGTTGCTCGATTATTGAGCTGTATGAACTTGTGCAGCATGCAGGCAACATATTGCCGAGACT GTATCTACTTTGTACAGTAGGATCTGTGTACATTAGGTCAAAGGAGGCTCCTGCTAAGGACATTTTAAAAGATCTTGTTGAAATGTGTCGTGGTATCCAACATCCTCTTCGTGGACTCTTTCTAAGAAGTTATCTTTCTCAAGTCAGTAGAGATAAGTTACCTGATATAGGTTCCGAGTATGAAGG GGATGAAAACACTGTTATGGATGCTGTTGAGTTTGTTCTTCAAAACTTCACAGAGATGAACAAATTGTGGGTCCGAATGCAACACCAAGGACCTGCTAGGGAGAAGGAGAAACGTGAAAAGGAGAGGAATGAGCTTCGTGATCtt GTTGGAAAGAATCTACATGTTCTCAGTCAAATTGAAGGCATTGACCTTGAGCTATACAGAGACACTGTTCTTCCTAGAATCTTGGAGCAg GTTGTGAATTGCAAAGATGATCTTGCTCAATATTACTTAATGGATTGTATTATTCAAGTCTTTCCTGATGAGTATCATTTACAAACTCTTGAAACATTATTGGGTGCTTGTCCTCAGCTTCAG ccTTCTGTTGACATTAAAACAGTACTTTCTGGTTTAATGGAAAGGCTATCTAACTATGCTGCATCAAGCATTGAG GTTTTACCAGAATTTGTCCAAGTAGAAGCTTTTGCAAAGCTGAACAACGCCATAGGTCAG gtGATTGAAGCACAACCAGATATGCCTGTTTTTGGAGctgttactttatattcatctcTTCTTACATTCACACTCCATGTCCATCCTGATCGACTTGACTATGTGGATCAAATATtg gGTGCATGTGTAAGCAAAATTGCTGGAAAAGGGAAGCTGGAAGGAAAAGCCACAAAGCAGATTGTTGCACTTCTAAGTGCTCCATTGGAGAAATATAATGATATAGACACTGCATTAAAGCTTTCAAATTATCCTTTAGTTATGGAGTATTTAGATGATAGCACTAATAAAGTTATGTCTAATGTTATAATCCAAAGCATCATGAAAAACAAGACTCACATCTCAACTGCTGAAAAG GTTGGGGCTTTATTTGAACTAATAAAAGGGCTCATTAAAGATTTGGATGGCGATGATAATGACGAG ATGGATGAGGAGGACTTTAAGGAAGAGCAGAATTCTGTTGCACGTTTAATTCAAATGTTGTATAATAGTGATCCAGAAGAGATGTTGAAG ATTATATGTATGGTGAAGAAGCATATCATGAGTGGAGGACCCAAGCGACTTCCCTTCACAATTCCTCCACTAATATACAACGCTCTCaag TTGGTGAGACGAGTACAAAGTCAGGATGAGAATGGTAGTGAAGATGAGACATCATCAGCCACAccaaaaaaaatatttcaaatgTTGAATCAG ACAATTGAGGTGTTGTCAATGGTTCCAGTACCTGACCTTGCATTGAGGTTATATTTGGAATGTGCTGAG GCTGCAAATGACTGTGATCTAGAACCTGTGGCATATGAGTTTTTCACCCAAGCATATATATTATACGAAGAAGAAATTTCG GATTCCAAGGCACAGGTAACAGCTCTATATCTGATTATAGGGACACTTCAGAGGATGCACACCTTTGGGGTTGAAAACAGGGATACCTTAACCCACAAGGCCACAGGG TATTCAGCAAAGCTGTTGAAGAAGCCAGATCAGTGTAGGGCTGTTTATGCTTGTTCACATCTCTTTTGGGTTGACGATCAAGATGGAATCAAGGATGGCGAGAG AGTATTGCTTTGCTTAAAGCGTGCGTTAAGAATCGCAAATGCTGCTCAACAAATGGCGAATGTGACAAAAGGTAGCGGTGGATCGGTGATGCTGTTTATTGAGATTCTAAACAA GTATTTGTATTTTTTTGAGAAGGGAAACACACAAATCAGTGTTGCATCAATTCAAGGGCTGATTGAATTGGTAACAAGCGAGATGCAAAGTGATAGCAGAAGCACATCAGATCCGGCTGCTGATGCTTTTTTTGCGAGCACGATCCGCTACATTCAGTCACAGAAGGATAAGGGTGGAGCAACAGGGGAGAAGTTTGAGGCAATTAAG GAACTTCTTTGA